ATACCTCTAAACCAGTTGAGGTATGAGAATGCAGGTTTGAATAATGTTCAAAATTGGTTAATTTAGTGTTTTAAAAAGCCCTCCCAGGTGCATGCCTAGGCTCAAAGCGTATGTCTGGCCCAAGCTTTGAAAGGTTGAGGTtcatttagggtttagggttgcCTTCCAAGGGTGAGGCTCATAAAATAAGGCGCACATCTTTTCTGATGATTAGGTTTTCCCTTCTTTATTTGactaaaaaatcaaatttattaagCCAAAATAATGCAAAATTTCTTGTGTTCAGGACCCCCCCCCGCCCCCATATTCTCACTTCAACTAtgttttctattcttttttgcCTTGTGCTTAAGCCCTAGAAAGATAGATGCGCTTTGTTTTGCATTGCGCTTTAGAAAATACTAGGCCAAATCAACttcgtttttcttttctccttttgtGCTTTTCCTCTTAGATTGAGCTTCGTATAGACTGTCTAAATGTTATCGTATTGCAGTTGCTGACTGTTGAGGAGATATTCGCCGTTGTCCATTGATCGTTTCATAAGACACACAGCAACGCAAATCGGTTGGCCATTCAATCGCTTGTGATCGAGCAGGATAAAGGCCAATGATCGTCTGGGTAAACATTAGAACATTTTCCAAACCAGTTGTGTAGTACTATGTTGATTTTGACAAATTAAGCTTAGCTTCTACAGCGTTGATAAACAAAgaccccctccccccccccccccccccccccccccccccccccccaaaaaaaaaaaaaagaaaaaaaaaaaaaaccaagccCTTTTGATCTGCAATAGTAGATGGAACCGCTAATTGAAGAGATGTTTTGATTGTCCTAATCTTGCATTATATAACATCTTTGAGGctaaataatttctttttttttttatttatttgccTCATTTCCAAAACCCACCCCCCTCTTTTGAGACCAACTCCGTTTCATATTAAGCCTTCAAAAGCTTCACCTCCCAGCAGGACTAGTCCCTTTCTcagtttgtttttgtttatttgttcGAGTTTGACAATGGTCATGAGAGGTGAGAATCAACTCATCGAACTTTAGAGCGTAATTGAGCTCTTTATTTTCATTGAGCTATGATGCTTGGATTAGATTATCCTTTCAGTCTGTTCTTATAGAGATGATCTCCTAGGAAAGAAGTTCTAATATGGATGTTTTAATTACTTCTTAGTGTTCTTTAGACAAGTACTTTTAATTCTCTTCATTAGGTGCTGGTCCTTATTAAACTcgcatttttcttttaaaaaagagCTTAATTCGTATATTCATTTTGACAAGTTTCCCTTTTTGTTAGATTACCTCAAAACTATTTAGTTGatgtattttgaaatttttgtacAATCTAAGTGAGAgattcaattttgtttttttggtcCCACATGTCTTACAATTTAATCTAAAACTTCCCCTAAATGTGTATCCTACAAAGTAGTTGAGTTTGGTTCACTTGTTAACACCTTCCCTAACTATACCTTCAACTTATTAACACTAACTTCAACAACTCCATCTCTTTTGTTGGATTCAGTATTCACACATTTTCTGTCTTGTTCATTttccctttctcttctgtcTTTTTAAAGCatagtttatttttctttctaattctttggttattattattaacctcagtactattaacaaaaatatttttcattatatataaaatgtttTTGATAAAAACCTCTCGTTTCCTCTCCTATATTATAGCATAGCAATGGGAAGGAATTAGGAGTGAttttaaaatgattaaaaatacACTACGAAgcgttttttcaatttttaaaataaattttaatgaCATGAAAATTATATTTAAGTGTAAAATTTAATATTCAATTAATTTTTAGAGGTTAAAAACATTTTCCAGAATAATTTAATGACACCGGTGATTTGGAaaagttttaaataaaaagattgttagaagaagaagaatatgtGATATTTCGTAAATATGACAATTAACTCTTCCACCTATCTTtactttggaaaaaaaaatgtaatttttttctttgaagtTAGATTTGTATCTATTGGATCTCTTGAAAGTGAAATTTTAGTTAAGATAAAATCATggaaaaatgattttttttttttttagactCAAGTTTGTGCATTTGatccataaattttaaaaacgtATCTTTTTTAGTCTCTAAGTTTATAAAGATAGACCACCtaaatgtttttaaaatgtaCCACTTTAgtctcaaatttttaaaaataggtttAACAGGTTTCAAAAgtattttttgtttgatttttttaaaaaaatatatgataattaaaattaaaaaacataatTTGAGTAGATATAATTTTTAGAAGTTATTCTActaatttaaaatgtcataattatttaaaataaaagtataaaattatATCACGACCTaaagatattttaaaaacttaagGATTAAAGAAAGTACATTTTAAACCTCAAGGATCGAAcacaagttttaaaaaattttcttttaaaacttaaaaactaaaatgatatttttctctaaaattaaTCGTGAGTTAACTAAAAAACCGATGTGGCGATTAATAGGTGAATGTAAACAGAATAGCCACTATGACCTTTTTATTCAAATGTTTAGGTAAACATAGGGAAATAGTAAAAATGTGGGACTTCTGGAAATAAAAAGGTGAGCATGTAAGCTACACAatctttattatttaattattacaTTTAGATTTGACTGTCAAATTActcttttctttcattattcattTTTTGATCGTGTtctctaaaaataaaaaaattgatcgACTAAAAGTATACGAGGCAAATATCTACGAATCAATATAGTTTTAGTGTAAGCATACAATATCAACGAAGTAATAACTTAGAGTAATCCAAGTGCCGAATTCTAGGACTAAGAtgattttaatttgattatagCTACAAAATAATGAAGCCAAGTAGCCGATAATCAAGTTGACTTGTCGATATTGTAGTGATGCGCCCACACCATACTAGGACAACACATTATACATAAGCAAAAATCTACTCTTATTCGGTCTTATGTCAGTTTCTTTAAGAGGTCTAAGCAACTGTTACTTGTAATGTTCCTGTGGTTAGTTGAGTCTTAGATTAATTCTAGTTTAGTTCCTTATACCATGGTGTCCCTTATTCCTGAGGTGATATGATCATTCTGTGCATAGGCACTTAATTCCATATCGCTTTGTGATATATGTTTCCACCCTAGCCTTATCAGCACTAGAGCTCCACTGGACTGTTAAATTAAGTGTCCAGTTTGACTTACGGATTTCATCTTCAAATTCAACAAAGAAAAGGTGTAAGACAAATTGGTATGAATGGCAACATTTCTTAATCCTAACAATCATAGGGTGTCCCTATTGCCAAACCCCTAAAAAGATATAGCTCATGATAGATGATGAAGTAATGACTTTTATTAAATCATAAATCATAGCTATAATGTGGAGTTCAATTGATAAAATAAGAAAACTACAAAAGATAAAATGTCTTGAGCTATAACTCCGTgtaaaagaaagataaaataaatacatGTATTTGTATTTTCTGAAAAACAATTTAAATAAACTAAGAAAGTCGATaatttttgttgtattttataaatagtttaatATTTGACTATTTCGTAAAACTATTTAATAAGATCCAAAACTTagaaaaactattaaaaaagaaaaaaatttaatcaaacgaaagtaataattaatatgatgatACAATACCTCATTTCAAGTTTAAAAATATTAGAATAAAAACTCTTGCATAATATATATTACGTTAGTGAAACATTTACATATtaattcaataataatttaattacaataacactttttttttgcttttaagTTAGACaaggttttttttaaagaacaataatatgaaaacattaaaataaaaattatcatATTATCTACcatctaattttatttataacaTACTTAAAAGTTACTATAAAAAATTAACTAATCGAAACAATTTTATATGCATTGATCATGTTTCttgattaatatatttaaaagttacaatattactgctcttaattataataatttcaaATCATCTTCGAAGTAGAAATACTTTGaaaatttcatacaaaaattgagACGCAATTGAATCGAATAAATAAACTAATCCACAATATATCATATCATATAGTATACAAAGCTCCCAGTAAAACTGTGACCCAACAATGGAACCCTTCTTCTCCGTCAACCAAAACTTTAGAAATATACAGCAAACTCATCTCATTCTGTAAGgacaaaaaattataaaattgtgTATTCTTCTTCTCAACCAATTTGTTTAGGCTTTGCCTTTCTTTCTACTTCCCCTTCTTCTTGCTACCTTTCTTGTGACCCTTCTTAATCTGAGAGCCTTTACTTGACAAAATACTAGAGGCACTCTTACCTTCAAGCTTCTTCGTCATATTTACCACACTAACCATTCCTTTCCGAGCAGCGGCTCGATGTTCTGGTCGACGGCTCATCATCTTCCGATCAAGAGGCCAATATGCGTAAGGTTCAAGTTTATCCTTTCTCTTAACATCGCCTCCAGCCTTCTTGCTAGCATACTCGGTACCGGTGTAAGCCCAACCAGAGTCGGATGTTCTTCTCCGCTTCTGATTTTTCTTGGAGGAACCAACTGACAAGTGACTCCTAACTTCACTTCTTTCGTCTAAATCTGGGTTGGAAgcttttcttttgaaatttgcCTCATCATCATCCTCAATTATCAAGCGCCCTTCGTCGTCGATCTTCATCTCGCCATCTGACAAAACTGTTTTCCGCTTGAGATGCAATGATGATTGAAGAGCATGTCTTGTTTTTTGTTGATCAAGCAAGTCAAGAGGCTCGTCTTCCATTTGGCCAGGCAAGCGTTCGAGTAAGCTCATGGTTGATCGGCTCTTGGGACTGAAGGAGTTCAAAGATTGAGATTGCAATAACCAGTCAAGGTAAATGAGACACACATTACTCTACGTTAAACaaggaatggaaatggaaacgGACCGTTTAGATGTCTTTGATCTGAGGTGTGACGAAGCCTTTGATAGCCGACTTTTTCTACCATCCACATGTTCTGAATCACTTTCCCCCAAGTATTCTCCACCACTATCTTCACTCTCATCATCACTCATCTCCGAGAAAATTCTTGTATGATTCCATTTACTCATCCTGAAAGTAAACCAATAGTCACAAGAAAAAAGTTGTAAAATACGCACAACTTTTAGAGTGTTTAGAAACAATCTGAGCATTTGTGATCGGAATGCAGTACATAAAAGCCATCAATCGTATCTTGTAACACTCTCAAGGTTCTCAGAACGCCACTTATTCATTTCCCCACCCCACCACCGCCAGAATAAAGGTTAAAAGAAACAATTGGTTATAGGaggaaaaagaattttgatCTGATCAATCTCATGAGTACGCCTGAATGACTAGTAATTTCCAGCAACAATCAATAGATTTCTCGATGTTAAATTCCAAGTCCGGACTTCCAACAACTCTCCTTTTGTTTGTGAGAACTATTCATTTATCAACAAACGCATGCAAAATGGAAAACATAACCCATTAGATACCTGGATGTTGTTGCTTTTGACGCGATAGACTTAGGCCCCTCAGATTtaagtttcttttctttccgTTCTCTTATCTGGCATGCCAAAACCATTTGTTAGTAAGAATAAGAGCATACgcaatctttctttttgttCTGCATAAGCCTTTATGTTTTTCAATCTAACACCAAGTTTACAACCGACCTTCCTGATGTTGGTAAGAAGTTTCATGTGTTCTTCAGGCATCACACCCTTGATTGCATCCAAGCCACATTTTCTGACAAGCATTTCAAGTAACTGCTTAACCTGGAAAATTAACAAATGAAAAATGTAGCTTTTGGACATTCAGAAAGCAAGAGAACAATTCCAGAATTAACTCCAAAAAATACCAACCTTAGCTTTGAAGTGGTTTTTGGGGCCATCTTGCCACTTCAGCAAGCTTTCCACCAAACTCGTTAAGTGCATATGCAACACTTCAGCTTTTGATTTGGCCACCAAAACCTTTAAGAATCCCAAATTGGCCTGCAATAACTGAGagtataaataaatctaaagaGAAGATCAAAATAGATACAAACACATGGGAGGAAGGACAGGCTAACTTTGATTATTTCTCTATTCTTTCTTTGGAGAAGTAAAAAGGTAGATGGGAGCAAATTGCAAGCTGCTGAAACTAGATCAGAGAACTCATAAGCCAAGCGAGCTAAGCCTTTCATTGCTGCACTGATCATATGAGGAGTCTCACCACCGAGACCTCCAGCTACctgaaaatattaatatttattctTGCTGGCCTTTATAACAATTGATATTGAGTCAATTTAGCAAAATGGACAGGGGGAAGGATCGTGGTGGGGAGGATAACTCATTAATGTTGTTCAAATGagaaataactaaaataatgacTTGGAAAAAAATTGAAGTACCATGTTAAAAAGATGATACAGATATTCTATCTTTCCACCTTTGTTATCATCCAAACATGCATGACCAATCTGAACAAGAATATCATAAGctctgtttcttgttttcttATTAGCCTGAAAGACAAATGCGTGAGAATATTAGCACTTGTAAAAAGACATTCATGAAACAACACATGAGAGCTAAGAACAACACAAGTAACATGTTTCAGATCTGTCATTATCCGTAGTTATGAAGAAAACATGTAGACTATAATTATGTAGAAAGCATACTATTCAGTAAGAGAAATACTGAAAGCTCATAGTCATTTCAACTTATGTGGCCCAGTACAAATGGCTGTACTAAAGACATTAACCAATTTCAGATACCATTTGGCTTCTTTTTGTGGGCTTTCTTTTGCCCTTGCATTCTTTCGATTTATTCACAATGAAAGCCAAGTTTTCTCATCAAAAGAATTTCAGACACCACACAACTACTAGAATGAACGTATATGGTGATATAAAAATCTGAAGGCAAGTAAACATTCCTTGATAATTTGTGCCACCAAGAATTTATAAAGAAGCATTACACGCAAGTTCTTGTCACATTAGTAAATAGAAATCTTCTGAATACAACAAAGATAATACAGTGTTTAGCCAAAGTTCAGAACCCCTAAATCTTATTTTCAGTTGGAAAAGAAATTGAGTAGACATACAAACTAAGAAGCAGAAAACAATTAGAAAGAAGAATTAAAATGCAATGTGCATTTTGTATTTCAGTTTGTTTTGACGCAAATGAAGCTTCCTACAACTTTACAATGACCAATTCAATAAAGAACTACAATTCTTTGATAAAATAAGGtcatttacaaaatttaaaagaggGCAGCAGGAAGTCTTTCAACggaaaaaaattaatacaacTTGAGTATGAATTTTGTCTATCTTTTTTCAAAAGAAGATAAAAGGAATATCTCAAAAATGATTAACCACTAAAGTACTCCGACACAAATaggtaaaacaaaaaaatgcaATTGAGTCTAAAATCATAGTCTTCATGCAATCGAGCAACCATCATGGATTGATCTAGTGATAAAAAAGGAAGACGTAGTCTCAATAACTAACAGGTCATTGACTCAATCCATGACGGACGCctacctaggaattaatttcctacTGATTTACTTGACATCCAAATGTTGTAGGATTAGGCAGGTTGTCTtgtgagattagtcgaggtgAGTGTAAGCTAACTCGGACACTCACGGATATAAAAGAAATCATAGTCTTCATTCATTAACTTCATCTTCCAGAAAGATGATTCTGGCCAGCCACAAATGccttaaagaaaaaataagtaATGCCAAAGTTCCCGATTAAAAAATTATTCCCTCTCTAGTTTCTACCAATGCCCCTACAAAATCCCTAGGTAGGTAAATTTTCAAAAGATGTCCTCGTTAACGTCCAAACAATACAAATCGGCTCAAAAGTACGCAAAAGTGAAAATCAATGGAGAAAATATGGGAAGTTGAGCAATGTCAACACTACTGATTCCCCACCTAAAAATCCATAACAGAATCAAACAATTAGATCTTCTCTGCAGCATATCGTTCAAGTTAATTTTCAATCCGCAGCATTCCAAACAAAAAAgtgattttttaaataaattttagacTTACAGGTGATCATACAACAAACCCAGTCTAAAGCAAAAGAACAATTCCATATATtattaaagaaaacaaagaagTGTTTCCAAAAGAAGTGAAGgaatcaaatatataaaattagaCTTGGTCCCAGAAAAAGAGAACCGTAGTGCACCACAGATATAAATTTCCTATTCACATGACAAATGCTCACAtatttaaatagtttataaacTCTTAGTAATGATAAAATACCAACTCAAATCATTCTAACGTCatcaaattgaataaaaaatactAGAAAAAGGCAGAACTACACATACAAAACCATATAATTCAATTAAAAGCGAAAGCAAAGAAACATTATAACAGGAAAGAAGACAGAATACCTCTTTGAGGGCAAGTATTATTTCTGTCAAAAACGAGCTAATGATGTCATGCCTCCTCGACCCTGAATCCTCCTGAGGTAATCAAAAGTAACAAATTTGAAATCACAACTGGTGGGGAAATGTATTGGCAGGCCATAATGCATACTCTTCTACAAGAATAGAATGTCAACTATACTTACCTTGGCAACTTGGACAATTAGAAAGTACAGACAATCGAGTCTGTGACGTTTGGCAGAAAAATGACATAAAGGCAACACTTCAATCATAATTCCAAGCAATTCATCAAAATTTGTGGAAAGGAACTCATCAGACGTCTGATAATACAAATGAAAACCATAAAGATACATCAATTAACAATCCTAAAATATAAATCCAAAAATCGTTGAATGTTACATGAGACTCCATATTCATTAACCAATACGGTCATCAACTAACCAAAACAAGTTCCAATAAAATGCTAAGCTTGAATGAAATCCAGTATAAAAATTATGAAAGTAATTATTTAttcaaaaataattgagaacaTTGTGATAGTAAAGGTTGTCGGCACAAGAAATACCTTGAGAATAGCTGAGAGAACTTTATATGCCTTCTTCTGTATCAAACCATCACAATCCTACAATTCAGAGATGTGTGAACAATGTAAGAAACTTCATAATATAGAAGAACTCTATGAGATTACTACCAAAAACATTATCGAAACAGTAAAGAGCCAGGATTATGGCGTTTGGTCTACTAAACTGCTCCCTGATCATGCAAAGAGAAATCCCCAACAAGTGCTTGCTATCTTCGATGTGCCCTCTATGCCTAAAGGACAATGAGGATTTATTACATCTATTTATATTATGCCCCTATCCTTTAATTGCTGGAGAAATATTTCTCTATCTTTAAAGTGATTGGGCATTTGATAGATCCTTAAGTTCCAATGCTTTTTAGTTGTTGAGGGGTCCTTTGTTGCCAAAGAAACAGTGGCTAATTTGGATAAACATGGTAAAAGCTCTATTGGCAGAAATATGGTTTGAACGCAATCAGCGCATTTTTCACTGAGAAAGGGGTTGGTTTGATACTTTGAACACGTCAAAGAGGAACGCAGCAGCCTGGTGATCTTTGAATGTAGAATTCATGGATTATTCAATTCAAGACATATGTCTAAACTGGTCAGCTTTCATCCATCAACCACTTCAATGGGGGCTAATTTCATGCTATCCTCAAAAGACTCAAGCCTCTACATCTTTACATCTTTTTCTGCTGCTGTTAGAGGAACTCCTTTCCAGCTCTGTTATCTATAGAAATTTATGTATTTTGGGACCTTTGGGGTTGTATCTACCCTGTACTTTTCTTTGGTAGTTGGGGGCCTTTTAGTTTCTGTGTTATTTCCCCTGTggtctttcttttcttgttgttttgttttgtttttgttttcctATGGCTGTTTGTCTTCTGATTTATATGTTACCTATGTGTTCTTTGTTTGTTTATGGGATATGATGATGGCACTAAGGTGGTGTCAACCTAATTGAGATGTCTGAGTGCGTCTCTTGATCCTCTGTTTCTAACTTTATTTTTAGGCTTTTCTACATTGTATAATTCTTTTGTACTATGAATTTTATATTAATGAAGAAGCTTGTCTCTGtttcaaaaaaagaaacacAGTAAAGAACCAACACCTGTTCTTTCAATGCAGATTTTACAGCGACGAATAAAACGTCAATCTCTTTAGAATTCAGTCCAGGCAGAAAAGATACGGCCAAGTCATACATTTGGGCCCTGCAGTCAAGGTGAAAAACTTGTCAGGCACTTAAGGGTGGCAAAACTCCAATCCAAGCATGTAATATAagcaacccccccccccccccccccccaaaaaaaaaaaaaaaaaaaccttcatttTCTCCAAAAAGCAACACACAAGGCAATACAAAGTTTGAAGGAAGCATACCTCATGAAAGAGGATGAATTTGCATTCGTGGAATCGTCAATCTGCATGGAATTGGAAACTTTTGGTTCTACTTTTGCAGCCTGCTGAGTCAGTTTTAAAAGCTTCCTCATTGTCTTCCCGAAGAGATTTGACACAACACTTTTATCTGATATTGAAGAAATTTCACCAATTGTGGACTGCAAATAGTTCAAACATAACTTGTATTGAAATATATAGAATATACAAAATACCCTAGCCCTTACGAAACAGAAAAACTCCAAGACATAGAAGAAACGGAAGTCATTAAAAGACATGGCTGAAGTGCAAACATAAACAAGACAACTAGCAGTAACTACCACAATATGCTTACGAACCAACAGCTGAAACAACCTAACTGATAACACAGTCAACCTATCACAAAAGCAcaagttttcatttttcaacCAATAGAGGCATACCTGCAAATAACCACCATCTTTTGTAGACTTTAGAAAGATGTCTGACAAAGCAGACAATAGCTCAGGAGAAGAGGACTTAAGTACAGTCAGGTTATTTTCCGCCACCTCCTGAGTATAATGAGACATAGCAAGCTTTCTGGCCACATCCACTTCAAGATCAGAATCATCATTCTTTCCTTCCAGCGCTCTCTTATTCTGTTGGATAAGAATTTGCAGACTTGAGCATATTACGCCTCGAACATCAGGTTCCTCGTTAAGCGCAACACATAAAGCTTTTTGAAGATCCTTAAAGCTTTCAGCAGTATCCAAAGGATAATTGCAAAATGAAGGCAGCAAAGACCAAAATGAGTAAACAAGCGAATCCATACTCCTCAACGAAAAGATCATGCCCTGTTGCTCAAGCTGCAAGAGATGAAAGAtatgagactacatttcacaaCTAAAAGGCTAATTCCTTAGACAAGAAAATTCCATACCTTTTGTGACTTCCGCTTGATTTCTTCTATCATACCCAATATGGTCTTCGTGAAATAGCCCAAATGAGCACCAACAGTATATTGCTTCAATATTGGAAGAAGCCAAATATTAATCTGTGATAGGTTTTCTGTATCCAAATTGAAAGGTATAAGTTCCAAGAAACTTTGAGGGCCCATCGCACCAAGAGCTGATCCAAGGCATTCATGCAACTGAGTCATGGAAGATGCATTAGTTAAGAGTAACATAGAAGAATGAATAGATAATAAAATGCACAAAAGAAATCCTTTCCCAAAAAGGCCAAACCAACAACTTAACAC
The sequence above is drawn from the Cucumis melo cultivar AY chromosome 2, USDA_Cmelo_AY_1.0, whole genome shotgun sequence genome and encodes:
- the LOC103492395 gene encoding uncharacterized protein LOC103492395; the protein is MAMEGLEMEASFDFESNDDFCNSILFRFSNSTNEEHQHLCAVIGAMAQELRDQSLPSTPLAYFGATCSSLDRISSEPEPSPHLLEALLTILSLLLPRISPPILNKKKDFLSYLLIRVLRVPSLTPGAATFGLKCVSHLVIVRNAANWSDVSNLFGFIIGFVIDSRPKVRRQSHTCLRDVLLKLQGTPLLPSASEGVANVFEKSLLLAGGSNPKATEGPKGAQEVLFILEALRECLPLMSMKYITNILKYYKTLLELHQPVVTRRITDSLNSLCLHPTVDVSAEVLLDLLCSMAVSFSTTETSADGLAFTARLLNVGMEKVYKVNRQICVVKLPVAFNALKDIMLCDHEEAIRAAQDAMKNLICACINEDLIREGVTTGNMEARRSGPTVIEKLCAIIESLLDYHYTAVFDLAFQVVSAMFDKLGKYSSYFLKGALISLAKMQKLRDEDFPFRKELHECLGSALGAMGPQSFLELIPFNLDTENLSQINIWLLPILKQYTVGAHLGYFTKTILGMIEEIKRKSQKLEQQGMIFSLRSMDSLVYSFWSLLPSFCNYPLDTAESFKDLQKALCVALNEEPDVRGVICSSLQILIQQNKRALEGKNDDSDLEVDVARKLAMSHYTQEVAENNLTVLKSSSPELLSALSDIFLKSTKDGGYLQSTIGEISSISDKSVVSNLFGKTMRKLLKLTQQAAKVEPKVSNSMQIDDSTNANSSSFMRAQMYDLAVSFLPGLNSKEIDVLFVAVKSALKEQDCDGLIQKKAYKVLSAILKTSDEFLSTNFDELLGIMIEVLPLCHFSAKRHRLDCLYFLIVQVAKEDSGSRRHDIISSFLTEIILALKEANKKTRNRAYDILVQIGHACLDDNKGGKIEYLYHLFNMVAGGLGGETPHMISAAMKGLARLAYEFSDLVSAACNLLPSTFLLLQRKNREIIKANLGFLKVLVAKSKAEVLHMHLTSLVESLLKWQDGPKNHFKAKVKQLLEMLVRKCGLDAIKGVMPEEHMKLLTNIRKIRERKEKKLKSEGPKSIASKATTSRMSKWNHTRIFSEMSDDESEDSGGEYLGESDSEHVDGRKSRLSKASSHLRSKTSKRPKSRSTMSLLERLPGQMEDEPLDLLDQQKTRHALQSSLHLKRKTVLSDGEMKIDDEGRLIIEDDDEANFKRKASNPDLDERSEVRSHLSVGSSKKNQKRRRTSDSGWAYTGTEYASKKAGGDVKRKDKLEPYAYWPLDRKMMSRRPEHRAAARKGMVSVVNMTKKLEGKSASSILSSKGSQIKKGHKKGSKKKGK